DNA from Pirellulales bacterium:
GCGGCGTGTGCTGTTCGTCGGCTACGGAAAAATCCTCGACACCGCGCGTCACCGGGTGGTCGCGATCGACGACCTCGACGCGAAAACGCTCGAGCGGCCCATGCCCGATGTAGCGACCGCCGACGAGTCGCAGGTACGGACCATCTTCGGGGTACAGTCCCATCGAGTTGTGCAAGTTAAGAAATCCGCCGCCGCGGTGAACGAAATCGACCACGGCTTGCTCCTGCTCCTTGGTCATCCACACATAGTCGGGTTGATCAGGCGCCTGGGGGCGCATCAGCCCGTCGCGCAAGATCACGAGCAATTGCACGTGTGCGAGATTTTCGGCCGAGAGTGCGTTTACGTCGACGGCGAAGTGCGGCACCACGTGCGTGGCCGCGAAAATCGGCCGCAGACCGGCCTCGATGTGCCCCGGCTCGTGCGGCTGATCCCCGATCAGCACCAGGGCATGCGGTCGTTCGTCGTTCGGCTGCGGCGGCTTGCCGTTGAAGGGCGCATAGGGAACCGTGAGCTCGTCGTAAACGTGCTCGACGTCTTCGGCGACCGGTGTGTCGTAGGGCATCCACACCAGATAATCAGGCACCAGGCGCACGACCCGCTGCAGATCGGCGCGCGGCTGCCCTTGCGCGATGAAGTAGCCTACCTGTCGGCGGAGCTCGTTGAGAAATCGCTGCTGCCGATCGATCAACTCGGCGCCGTCCCACGAGCCGAAGCCGGGCACAACGCGCGCGGCTTTCATCGCCGCCACTTCTTCGAGCGCCTCACGCCATGCGTTGGTATCTCGTCCCGGCAGCGGCACGCGCGGCCCGTGATACACCAGCGGCCCGGCAAAGAGAACCTTGCTGGCCGGCAGGAACACCGCCGCCGCGCCCGCCGTGGCGGTGTCGTCGCGCGGCAGGAATTCGATCTTTGACCCGCCGAGCGTTTGCCGCCTGGCGACAA
Protein-coding regions in this window:
- a CDS encoding ThuA domain-containing protein produces the protein MSYSLPSPKRFLGAPVVPGRHALLALAIAGLSTFCSRASMAAPWPHHEENAPGVHVIGFADRFHSANCGFFVAEDETWLVDLPRGIPVQQYLADVKKVSGHAPAVLLLTHAMSDDAKLVGELREHGVKRVYLSPGTYKFLFAASSSEDTEATAPKPGFEIVARRQTLGGSKIEFLPRDDTATAGAAAVFLPASKVLFAGPLVYHGPRVPLPGRDTNAWREALEEVAAMKAARVVPGFGSWDGAELIDRQQRFLNELRRQVGYFIAQGQPRADLQRVVRLVPDYLVWMPYDTPVAEDVEHVYDELTVPYAPFNGKPPQPNDERPHALVLIGDQPHEPGHIEAGLRPIFAATHVVPHFAVDVNALSAENLAHVQLLVILRDGLMRPQAPDQPDYVWMTKEQEQAVVDFVHRGGGFLNLHNSMGLYPEDGPYLRLVGGRYIGHGPLERFRVEVVDRDHPVTRGVEDFSVADEQHTPPYDDKRVHLLLRNRSDNGETAAAGWVYEPGKGRLCHL